The Beijerinckiaceae bacterium genome has a window encoding:
- a CDS encoding MFS transporter: protein MNETNMTDRAIAKGGILGRERIVAKPGFNRWLVPPAALAIHLCIGMAYGFSVFWLPLSRAVGTATGDKVPACAGAATTFWEKTVGTAHALTATDCEWTQFDLGWMFTLFFVLLGSSAAIWGGWLERAGPRKAGVYAALCWSGGLMISAVGVNMHQLWMLWIGSGVIGGIGLGLGYISPVSTLIKWFPDRRGMATGMAIMGFGGGAMIGSPLATLLMSYFKTATSVGVWQTFVVLGLGYFVYMIAGAFGYRVPPEGWSPEGWTPSAVQKAMITTHNVDLKDAHKTPQFWLIWGVLCLNVSAGIGIIGAASPMLQETFGGTLFRDPSVGFVQFTDAQKTLAAAIGGGFVGLFSLFNIAGRFFWATLSDKIGRKATYFAFFILGTVCYALAPTLASLRLLGVFAASFCLIASMYGGGFATIPAYLADMFGTRFVGAIHGRLLTAWSTAGIVGPVIVNYLHDTRVAEGMPRDHVYDLIFYILAGMLVIGFICNLLIRPVSPKWYMTEDKPKILADATLAISSKTHGIGRGGLDVKALFAWATVGIPLAWGIWKTIEGAAKIFQ, encoded by the coding sequence ATGAACGAGACGAATATGACGGACCGCGCCATCGCAAAGGGCGGAATTCTTGGACGCGAACGGATTGTTGCCAAGCCAGGATTCAACCGTTGGCTGGTTCCCCCCGCGGCCCTCGCCATCCATCTCTGCATTGGCATGGCCTATGGTTTCAGCGTCTTTTGGCTGCCTTTGTCCCGCGCGGTCGGAACCGCGACCGGCGACAAAGTCCCGGCTTGCGCGGGCGCCGCGACGACGTTTTGGGAAAAGACCGTCGGGACTGCCCATGCGCTGACCGCGACGGATTGCGAATGGACGCAATTCGATCTCGGCTGGATGTTCACGCTTTTCTTTGTTCTGCTTGGCTCTTCGGCAGCCATTTGGGGCGGCTGGCTGGAACGCGCGGGCCCCCGCAAGGCGGGCGTCTACGCAGCCCTTTGCTGGTCCGGCGGCTTGATGATCTCGGCGGTCGGGGTCAACATGCATCAGCTCTGGATGCTTTGGATCGGGTCTGGCGTGATCGGCGGCATTGGGCTTGGTCTTGGCTATATTTCGCCGGTTTCGACGCTGATCAAATGGTTTCCCGATCGGCGGGGCATGGCCACCGGCATGGCGATCATGGGGTTCGGCGGCGGTGCGATGATCGGTTCGCCGCTGGCCACTTTGCTTATGAGCTATTTCAAAACCGCAACCTCGGTCGGCGTCTGGCAAACCTTTGTTGTGCTGGGCCTTGGCTATTTCGTTTACATGATAGCCGGCGCCTTTGGATACCGGGTGCCACCGGAGGGTTGGAGCCCCGAAGGCTGGACGCCCTCGGCGGTCCAGAAGGCCATGATTACGACCCATAATGTGGATCTGAAGGATGCGCATAAGACGCCGCAGTTCTGGCTGATCTGGGGGGTGCTGTGTCTTAACGTCTCCGCCGGCATTGGCATTATTGGCGCCGCCTCGCCGATGCTGCAGGAAACTTTTGGCGGCACTCTGTTTCGCGATCCTTCGGTCGGTTTCGTGCAGTTCACCGATGCGCAAAAAACCCTGGCGGCCGCGATCGGCGGCGGGTTCGTCGGCCTGTTCTCCTTGTTCAATATCGCGGGCCGGTTTTTTTGGGCGACGCTGTCCGACAAGATCGGCCGCAAGGCGACCTATTTCGCCTTTTTTATTCTGGGCACGGTATGCTACGCGCTGGCCCCGACACTGGCCAGCCTGAGGCTGCTTGGCGTATTCGCGGCCTCGTTTTGCCTGATTGCCTCAATGTATGGCGGCGGCTTTGCAACCATTCCCGCCTATCTTGCGGACATGTTCGGGACGCGATTTGTCGGCGCGATCCACGGTCGCTTGCTGACGGCGTGGTCGACCGCGGGCATCGTCGGACCGGTGATTGTCAATTATCTGCACGATACCCGCGTAGCCGAGGGCATGCCGCGCGATCATGTTTACGATCTGATCTTCTATATTCTCGCGGGGATGCTGGTTATTGGCTTTATTTGCAACCTGCTCATCCGTCCCGTCTCTCCCAAATGGTACATGACCGAAGACAAGCCCAAAATCCTGGCAGATGCGACGCTCGCCATTTCATCCAAAACTCACGGAATCGGCCGTGGCGGCCTGGATGTGAAGGCCTTGTTCGCCTGGGCGACAGTCGGTATTCCGCTCGCTTGGGGGATTTGGAAGACGATCGAAGGTGCCGCAAAAATCTTCCAATGA
- a CDS encoding potassium transporter TrkA yields the protein MTTFAPEQLKETLIFLTTAGVVVPLFRRLKISPILGFLAAGVLLGPYGLGALAQHIRWLSLFVLGDVADIAPVAEFGVVFLLFMIGLELSWQRLVIMRKLVFGLGALQVFGSAAALGSIALLLKEPPNSAAVLGFALAMSSTAIVIPVLAEAKRLGTTAGRATFAVSLFQDVMVAPLLFMVTMLGIHGGDFGTAMIAALVPALTGLSIIVLGGRLVMRPLFHHVAAAGSTEFFMAACLLVVIGTGVLTAMFGMSMGLGAFIAGVLLAETEYRREIEVTIEPFKGLLLGLFFVSIGASLDVSAVMSDPFKILGLALGLILVKICTTWLAARIFRLSSRVATEAALLLAPGGEFAFVIITAAVAAKALPSAIGADVMIAVTLSMFLVPSLGALARAITGRRAGMEPEELLPPEGRDQAPDAIIVGYGRVGQLVGEMLREHGMGFLAVETDATMVKRFRALGIDIYWGNASRPDFLARCGLGKAKALIITMDRPADAEEIVANSRAAFPKLTIVARARDAQHATVLYKLGVSDAVPETIEASLQLSEAVLVDMGIPMGKVIASIHGKRDEFRKILRPVAGRAEERHAIKRSLRLKEINKQKSRPNATE from the coding sequence ATGACCACCTTCGCGCCAGAGCAATTGAAGGAAACGCTGATCTTTCTCACAACGGCAGGCGTCGTTGTGCCGCTGTTCCGGCGCCTGAAAATCAGTCCGATCCTGGGTTTTCTCGCCGCCGGCGTCTTGCTCGGCCCCTATGGCCTTGGGGCGCTCGCGCAACACATCCGCTGGCTCTCGCTTTTTGTTCTTGGGGACGTCGCTGATATTGCACCGGTTGCAGAATTCGGCGTCGTTTTTCTCCTGTTTATGATCGGTCTTGAACTGTCCTGGCAGCGCTTGGTCATCATGCGCAAGCTGGTGTTCGGGCTTGGCGCATTGCAGGTGTTCGGCTCGGCCGCCGCTTTGGGAAGCATCGCCTTGCTGCTGAAAGAGCCGCCGAACTCGGCCGCGGTTCTGGGCTTTGCGCTGGCCATGTCCTCGACCGCCATTGTCATCCCTGTCCTCGCCGAAGCCAAGCGACTCGGAACCACGGCCGGCCGGGCAACTTTCGCCGTCTCGCTTTTTCAAGATGTGATGGTGGCGCCGCTCCTGTTCATGGTCACGATGCTTGGCATTCATGGAGGTGATTTCGGCACCGCCATGATTGCGGCATTGGTTCCGGCATTGACCGGCCTCAGTATCATCGTGCTGGGTGGCCGGCTCGTCATGCGGCCCCTTTTTCATCATGTTGCCGCGGCCGGATCGACCGAGTTTTTCATGGCGGCCTGCCTGCTGGTGGTAATCGGAACCGGCGTGCTCACCGCAATGTTTGGCATGTCGATGGGACTTGGCGCGTTTATCGCTGGCGTTCTCCTCGCCGAAACCGAATATCGGCGCGAGATCGAAGTGACGATCGAGCCCTTCAAAGGCTTGCTGTTGGGCTTGTTCTTCGTCTCGATCGGGGCAAGTCTCGATGTCTCGGCGGTGATGTCGGATCCATTCAAAATTCTTGGGCTCGCGCTTGGGCTCATCCTCGTCAAAATCTGCACCACCTGGCTGGCGGCCCGCATTTTCCGGCTATCTTCGCGCGTTGCGACCGAAGCCGCACTGTTGCTCGCGCCGGGCGGCGAGTTCGCTTTCGTGATCATCACGGCCGCCGTCGCGGCCAAGGCCTTACCCTCCGCCATCGGCGCGGATGTGATGATCGCGGTGACCCTTTCGATGTTCCTTGTTCCGTCCTTGGGTGCGCTCGCGCGAGCCATAACCGGTCGGCGCGCAGGGATGGAACCCGAGGAGCTTTTGCCACCAGAGGGACGCGATCAGGCGCCCGATGCGATCATCGTCGGCTATGGGCGGGTCGGACAGCTTGTCGGCGAAATGCTTCGCGAGCATGGCATGGGATTTCTGGCGGTCGAGACGGACGCGACCATGGTCAAGCGATTCCGGGCATTGGGAATCGACATTTACTGGGGCAATGCCTCGCGGCCGGATTTTCTTGCCCGGTGCGGATTAGGCAAGGCCAAGGCTCTGATTATCACGATGGACAGACCCGCCGACGCGGAAGAGATCGTCGCCAATTCGCGCGCGGCCTTTCCAAAGCTCACCATCGTCGCAAGGGCACGCGACGCGCAGCACGCGACCGTGCTTTATAAACTCGGCGTGAGTGATGCGGTCCCCGAGACGATTGAGGCAAGTCTGCAATTGTCGGAGGCCGTGCTCGTGGACATGGGCATTCCGATGGGGAAGGTCATTGCCTCGATCCATGGCAAACGCGACGAATTCCGAAAGATTTTACGCCCTGTTGCCGGCCGCGCCGAGGAAAGACATGCGATCAAGAGGTCGCTGCGCCTGAAGGAAATCAACAAACAAAAGTCGAGACCAAACGCCACGGAATGA
- the metC gene encoding cystathionine beta-lyase produces MTETTPHDRSRLKSRTKLIHAGRSPSEQYGFVNTPIYRGSTVLFPTFADLAARKTRFSYGTQGTPTTEALESAWSELSGAAGTVLAPTGLAAISLALLTAVKAGDHILVTDSVYRPSRIFCDTILARMGVETTYYDPLMGASVESLIRPNTSVIFIETPGSQTFEVQDVPAISVLARAKGICTILDNTWATPLFFPPHERGMDMAVEAGTKYLSGHSDLLLGLVSANERWYPRLRATFDAFAMCAGPEDVFLALRGLRTLDLRLREAQRQALDLAQWLSGRKEVVKVLHPAFPSCPGHPLWKRDFLGSSGLFSVILAPCSPVALAAMLDGLKLFGMGYSWGGFESLVIPFDCRAYRSATAWNPPGPSLRFSVGLEDIEDLKADLDAGFGRLRATV; encoded by the coding sequence ATGACCGAGACAACCCCGCACGACCGCAGCCGCCTGAAAAGCCGGACGAAATTGATTCATGCCGGGCGCAGCCCCAGCGAACAATATGGGTTCGTCAACACGCCGATTTATCGCGGTTCCACCGTGCTCTTTCCCACCTTCGCGGATCTGGCCGCGCGCAAGACTCGATTTTCCTACGGAACGCAAGGCACGCCCACAACCGAGGCGCTCGAAAGCGCTTGGAGCGAATTGTCGGGAGCGGCCGGAACCGTGCTCGCGCCGACCGGCCTTGCCGCGATCAGTCTCGCCCTGCTGACCGCCGTGAAGGCGGGCGATCACATTCTCGTAACCGACTCGGTCTACCGTCCCTCTCGTATTTTTTGTGACACGATCTTGGCCCGCATGGGCGTTGAAACGACCTATTACGATCCCTTGATGGGGGCCTCCGTCGAAAGTTTGATCCGACCGAATACAAGCGTGATCTTTATAGAAACGCCCGGCTCGCAGACCTTCGAAGTCCAGGACGTCCCGGCGATCTCGGTCCTTGCGCGGGCCAAGGGGATTTGTACGATCCTCGATAATACCTGGGCAACGCCGCTGTTTTTTCCGCCGCATGAACGCGGCATGGACATGGCGGTCGAGGCCGGCACGAAATATCTTTCCGGCCATTCCGATCTTCTCCTCGGTCTGGTATCCGCGAATGAGCGTTGGTATCCAAGGCTTCGGGCAACCTTCGATGCCTTTGCGATGTGCGCCGGACCCGAGGATGTCTTTCTGGCTTTGCGTGGTCTCCGCACCCTCGATCTGAGACTGCGGGAAGCACAGCGCCAAGCACTCGATCTCGCGCAATGGCTGAGCGGCCGCAAGGAGGTCGTCAAGGTCCTTCATCCGGCCTTCCCGTCGTGCCCCGGCCATCCGCTTTGGAAACGGGATTTCTTGGGCTCGTCGGGACTTTTTTCCGTCATTCTCGCACCCTGTTCGCCGGTTGCGCTCGCCGCCATGCTGGACGGTCTCAAACTGTTCGGCATGGGTTATTCTTGGGGAGGGTTCGAAAGTCTCGTCATCCCTTTCGATTGCCGCGCCTATCGAAGCGCGACCGCATGGAATCCGCCGGGCCCCTCGTTACGGTTTTCCGTCGGACTCGAAGACATCGAGGACTTGAAGGCGGATCTCGACGCGGGGTTCGGAAGGTTGCGCGCTACTGTTTGA
- a CDS encoding molybdopterin molybdenumtransferase MoeA: protein MAQLGNDSFAAGAALMPLEEAAELLLARVPCVEGTEEIPLAEAVGRVLAKPVLAPIDLPPFDNSAVDGYAVRFQDLAANVETTLAVSGRVAAGQSSLAAKTDRKAVRIFTGAPIPEGMDTVFMQEDCRVLSDGSVVFPAGLAQGANRRLRGEDIRRGDAALQNGRLLQPEDLGLAAALGLASLVVRRRLRAAIFSTGNEIVSPGEPLRSAAVYDANRFILHGLLRRLGVEVTDLGILADDQQIIGPALHAAAKTHDLVLTSGGVSVGEEDHVKAAVAQHGSLVFWRLAIKPGRPAAMGVIEGTPFVGLPGNPVAAFVTFAYIVRPLVAALSGALFEPVRPLSVVSGFAYEKKAGRREYVRVCLRGNAADGMIAEKYPVEGSGVLTSLTRTHGFVELPEAVTIVTPGEKVAYIDYRLIR, encoded by the coding sequence ATGGCTCAACTCGGCAATGATAGCTTCGCGGCCGGTGCAGCGCTGATGCCATTGGAGGAAGCAGCCGAGCTACTTTTGGCGCGGGTTCCCTGCGTCGAAGGCACCGAAGAAATCCCTCTCGCCGAAGCCGTCGGGCGGGTGCTCGCGAAGCCTGTCTTGGCCCCCATCGACTTGCCGCCCTTCGACAATTCCGCGGTCGATGGCTATGCGGTGCGGTTTCAAGATCTCGCCGCGAATGTCGAAACCACACTTGCGGTCTCGGGCCGCGTAGCTGCTGGGCAATCGTCGCTTGCTGCAAAGACCGATCGCAAGGCCGTGCGCATTTTTACCGGCGCCCCCATCCCGGAGGGAATGGACACGGTTTTCATGCAAGAGGATTGCCGGGTCCTCTCCGATGGCTCCGTGGTCTTCCCGGCCGGACTCGCGCAGGGTGCCAACCGCCGTTTGCGCGGTGAAGATATTCGGCGTGGCGACGCAGCGCTGCAGAACGGCCGGCTGTTGCAGCCAGAGGATCTGGGGCTCGCCGCGGCGCTCGGCCTCGCGTCGCTCGTCGTCCGGCGGAGATTGAGAGCGGCAATTTTTTCGACCGGCAATGAGATTGTTTCGCCGGGGGAGCCGCTGCGTTCGGCCGCCGTCTATGACGCCAATCGATTCATTTTGCATGGATTGTTGCGCCGCCTCGGTGTCGAGGTGACGGATCTCGGAATCCTTGCGGACGACCAACAGATCATTGGACCGGCGCTGCACGCGGCGGCGAAAACTCACGATCTTGTCTTGACCTCTGGCGGCGTCTCTGTTGGCGAGGAAGACCACGTCAAGGCGGCGGTTGCCCAACATGGTTCTCTGGTTTTTTGGCGTCTGGCGATCAAGCCGGGACGCCCAGCTGCGATGGGAGTGATCGAGGGCACGCCATTTGTGGGTCTGCCCGGCAATCCCGTCGCCGCCTTTGTGACCTTCGCCTATATCGTGCGGCCTCTGGTTGCGGCGCTCTCGGGGGCCTTGTTCGAACCGGTGCGTCCTCTCTCCGTCGTCTCTGGCTTTGCTTACGAAAAGAAAGCCGGACGCCGCGAGTACGTCCGGGTCTGCTTGCGGGGCAATGCCGCCGACGGCATGATCGCTGAAAAATACCCCGTCGAAGGATCGGGAGTTCTGACATCTCTCACCCGCACGCATGGTTTTGTCGAATTGCCGGAGGCCGTCACCATTGTAACGCCGGGAGAGAAGGTGGCCTATATTGACTATCGTCTGATCAGATAG
- a CDS encoding fluoride efflux transporter CrcB, which translates to MLYLWIMLGSALGGAGRYWFSGFVANRIGETFPWGTIFVNISGCFVIGFFATLTGPDGRLLVGTTARQFVMVGLCGGYTTFSSFSLQTLTLVQDGEWARAAANVGLSVVLCFVAVWLGHIAASMLNQLKGV; encoded by the coding sequence ATGCTCTATCTGTGGATCATGCTGGGAAGCGCTCTGGGCGGTGCCGGGCGTTACTGGTTTTCCGGATTCGTCGCAAATCGCATTGGGGAAACCTTTCCCTGGGGCACAATTTTTGTGAATATTTCCGGCTGCTTCGTGATTGGGTTCTTCGCCACCCTGACCGGCCCCGATGGCCGCCTGCTGGTTGGCACCACCGCCAGGCAATTCGTGATGGTCGGTCTTTGCGGCGGCTACACCACATTTTCCTCGTTTAGCCTGCAAACGCTTACTTTGGTTCAAGATGGCGAATGGGCACGCGCCGCCGCCAATGTCGGCCTTTCGGTGGTCCTTTGCTTCGTCGCGGTCTGGCTAGGTCACATCGCCGCCAGCATGCTCAATCAATTGAAGGGAGTTTGA
- a CDS encoding DUF3422 domain-containing protein, which yields MPHAQRGRVLAEVHARPFAELDGPRRILHFAFMTDQAAATKARAALDSFCLARACPAPPSEARQYLVELSQVVLRWEHHGEFMTYSWEFLQASPKADANGIAHTAFQPSAGDLSNYMRLLPQPGPLIVAADLHFLPEAPWDADWQSLFEPNRLAASEVAGGAAIVATDFHPDAFGFVRMLVLDRRLTPVEAGALVRRLLEVETYRTLALLGLPEAESASPVIRRIENELPLLVQKMRASEGLEASRELLDHLTALAAELEASAAQCLYRFGATRAYQELVSVRLEAIGEEALPNIPTLAAFLARRLTPAIRTCASTEERQENLSRKLARAAQLLRTRVDIELESQNKDLLSNMNDRFQLQLKLQQAVKGVSIAAITYYLLSILHLLFEGLHRKIEIFDPVVATALAVPFVLALILWIFRRRGKHTVE from the coding sequence CTGCCCCATGCCCAGCGTGGCCGCGTTCTGGCGGAAGTGCACGCCCGGCCTTTTGCCGAATTGGACGGACCCAGACGCATCCTGCATTTTGCCTTCATGACCGATCAGGCCGCCGCAACGAAAGCACGGGCAGCGCTCGATTCTTTTTGCCTCGCACGCGCTTGTCCCGCTCCCCCGTCCGAGGCCAGGCAGTATCTGGTTGAACTCTCGCAGGTCGTCTTGCGCTGGGAGCATCATGGCGAGTTCATGACCTACTCCTGGGAGTTTCTTCAAGCCTCTCCCAAGGCGGACGCCAACGGCATTGCGCATACCGCGTTTCAGCCAAGCGCCGGCGATCTTTCCAACTATATGCGGCTCCTGCCGCAGCCAGGGCCGTTGATCGTCGCAGCCGACCTTCATTTTCTACCGGAAGCTCCCTGGGATGCGGACTGGCAATCGCTGTTTGAACCGAACCGGCTTGCCGCTTCGGAAGTTGCAGGCGGCGCCGCCATTGTCGCCACCGATTTTCATCCGGATGCGTTCGGCTTCGTGCGAATGCTCGTGCTCGACCGCCGTTTGACTCCCGTCGAAGCCGGCGCGCTGGTGCGGCGCCTCCTCGAGGTCGAGACCTACCGGACTTTGGCCTTGCTCGGCCTTCCGGAAGCCGAGAGCGCAAGCCCGGTGATTCGACGCATCGAAAACGAGTTGCCGCTGCTCGTGCAAAAGATGCGCGCGAGCGAGGGGCTGGAGGCGAGCCGCGAACTGCTCGATCATCTGACCGCTCTGGCCGCGGAACTCGAGGCCAGCGCGGCGCAATGTCTTTACCGATTTGGCGCGACGCGCGCCTATCAGGAACTTGTGAGTGTGCGGCTCGAAGCGATTGGCGAAGAGGCGTTGCCGAATATCCCGACCTTGGCCGCTTTTCTGGCACGGCGCCTGACCCCGGCCATTCGGACCTGCGCCTCGACCGAGGAGCGCCAGGAAAACCTCTCACGTAAGCTTGCCCGCGCGGCGCAGCTCTTGCGCACCCGTGTCGACATCGAACTCGAAAGTCAGAACAAGGATCTTTTGAGCAATATGAACGACCGGTTCCAGTTACAGTTGAAATTGCAGCAAGCGGTCAAGGGCGTTTCCATCGCCGCCATCACCTATTATCTGCTTTCGATCTTGCATCTGCTTTTCGAGGGATTGCATCGAAAGATAGAAATATTCGATCCGGTCGTCGCCACCGCGCTCGCCGTCCCCTTCGTCCTTGCTCTTATCCTGTGGATTTTCCGTCGGCGCGGAAAACACACGGTGGAGTGA
- a CDS encoding preprotein translocase subunit TatB, with protein sequence MDFCLSSIYLDLRGLQCPLPVLRTRKALRRLASGDLIIVECTDRLAVIDIPHLVRETGDTLEREEVANGLYIFHIRRGRKA encoded by the coding sequence ATGGATTTTTGTTTGTCTTCGATTTATCTCGATCTTCGCGGATTGCAATGTCCCCTGCCGGTGCTACGAACGCGCAAGGCCCTTCGAAGGCTGGCCTCGGGTGACCTTATCATTGTGGAATGCACCGATCGGCTGGCCGTCATTGATATTCCGCATCTTGTCCGGGAGACCGGTGATACGCTGGAGCGCGAGGAGGTAGCAAACGGGCTCTACATATTCCACATCCGGCGGGGAAGAAAAGCATGA
- the mobB gene encoding molybdopterin-guanine dinucleotide biosynthesis protein B — MRVIGVVGWSGAGKTTLIVKLIPRLRERGLTVSTLKHAHHAFDVDQPGKDSYLHREAGATEVLVASTRRFALMHEIRGAEEPNLAQLLCRLAPVDLVLVEGYKRDAHAKIEVHRTANAKPLLYPDDPTIVALATDAKENPPLDLPCAHLDDIETIIGLILSRARPLEETIRTLADGDKDKA; from the coding sequence ATGCGGGTGATAGGCGTGGTCGGTTGGAGCGGCGCGGGTAAGACGACGCTGATCGTCAAGCTGATCCCGCGCTTGCGGGAACGCGGCCTGACCGTCTCGACGCTCAAGCACGCGCATCACGCGTTCGATGTCGACCAGCCGGGCAAGGATTCCTATCTCCATCGCGAGGCTGGAGCAACCGAGGTGCTCGTCGCCTCCACCCGGCGGTTTGCCTTGATGCATGAAATACGGGGGGCGGAAGAACCCAATCTGGCTCAGCTCTTGTGCCGCCTCGCCCCGGTCGATCTCGTGCTCGTCGAGGGGTATAAGCGCGACGCCCATGCAAAAATCGAAGTTCACCGCACGGCAAATGCCAAGCCTTTGCTGTATCCCGACGATCCAACCATTGTCGCGCTTGCGACCGACGCCAAAGAAAATCCGCCGCTCGATCTGCCGTGCGCCCATCTTGACGACATCGAGACCATCATTGGCCTGATCCTCTCGCGTGCGCGCCCATTGGAAGAAACAATTCGCACTCTCGCCGACGGCGACAAAGACAAAGCATAG